From the Tripterygium wilfordii isolate XIE 37 chromosome 6, ASM1340144v1, whole genome shotgun sequence genome, one window contains:
- the LOC120000990 gene encoding transcription factor MYB4-like, giving the protein MRTPCCDKSGLKKGTWTTEEDRKLTAYVTRYGCWNWRQLPKFAGLSRCGKSCRLRWMNYLRPNVKRGNYTKEEEETIIRLHESMGNKWSAIAAQLPGRTDNEIKNYWHTNLKKRTKQKTATVRLNDELAAKSNNLETNREEKSRQNDDGFENSVSVEILESSSFSSEQESAMELASSSVTAVETSLDLIRQDHELDFWEECSGNFWTEPFVPDSFYDHSNDHFPASLAEPAGGFLSPYLDQDILCPYAFY; this is encoded by the exons atgagaactCCTTGCTGTGACAAATCTGGACTGAAGAAGGGCACTTGGACAACAGAAGAAGATAGAAAGCTAACAGCTTATGTTACTAGGTATGGCTGCTGGAATTGGCGCCAACTTCCCAAGTTTGCTG GTCTATCGAGGTGTGGGAAGAGTTGCAGATTGAGATGGATGAATTACTTGAGGCCAAATGTGAAAAGAGGAAATTACactaaagaagaagaggaaaccaTCATTAGATTACACGAATCTATGGGGAATAA ATGGTCCGCTATTGCTGCCCAATTACCCGGAAGAACCGACAATGAGATCAAGAACTACTGGCACACCAATCTCAAGAAACGCACGAAACAAAAGACGGCCACGGTCAGGCTCAATGACGAATTAGCAGCCAAATCCAATAACCTTGAAACCAATCGAGAAGAGAAATCGAGGCAAAACGACGACGGTTTTGAAAATTCTGTAAGTGTTGAAATTCTTGAAAGCTCATCGTTTTCTTCGGAGCAAGAATCAGCAATGGAATTAGCCTCATCATCTGTGACTGCAGTAGAGACAAGTTTGGACTTGATTCGACAAGATCACGAGCTTGATTTCTGGGAGGAATGTAGCGGAAATTTCTGGACTGAACCATTTGTGCCAGATAGCTTTTATGATCATTCAAATGATCACTTCCCCGCGTCGCTGGCTGAACCTGCTGGAGGATTTCTATCTCCATATCTTGATCAGGATATTTTATGCCCTTATGCTTTCTACTAA